A DNA window from Thermus tengchongensis contains the following coding sequences:
- a CDS encoding SDR family NAD(P)-dependent oxidoreductase, with the protein MGLFEGKGVLVTGAARGIGRAIARAFAREGALVALCDLHPEGRGVAEEIGGFFVQADLAEERDRVRFVEEAAHALGRVDVLVNNAATSAPGSALTVKLPEWRRVLEVNLTAPMHLSALAAREMAKVGGGAIVNVASVQGLFAEQENAAYNASKGGLVNLTRSLALDLAPLGIRVNAVAPGAIATEAVLEAIALSEDPERTRRDWEDLHALRRLGQPEEVAEAVVFLASEKASFITGAILVVDGGMTASFMMAGRPV; encoded by the coding sequence ATGGGGCTTTTTGAGGGAAAGGGAGTCTTGGTCACGGGAGCGGCCCGGGGCATCGGCCGGGCCATCGCCCGGGCCTTCGCTCGGGAAGGGGCCCTGGTGGCCCTTTGCGATCTGCATCCCGAGGGGCGGGGGGTGGCGGAGGAGATCGGAGGCTTCTTCGTGCAGGCGGACCTGGCCGAGGAAAGGGACCGGGTGCGTTTCGTGGAGGAGGCGGCTCACGCCTTGGGGCGGGTGGACGTGTTGGTGAACAACGCCGCCACCAGCGCCCCAGGTTCGGCCCTTACCGTAAAACTCCCCGAGTGGCGAAGGGTTTTGGAGGTGAACCTCACCGCTCCCATGCACCTCTCCGCCCTGGCGGCCAGGGAGATGGCCAAGGTAGGCGGGGGGGCCATCGTGAACGTGGCCAGCGTCCAGGGCCTCTTCGCCGAGCAGGAGAATGCTGCCTACAACGCTTCCAAGGGAGGGCTGGTCAACCTCACCCGTTCCTTGGCTTTGGACCTGGCCCCCTTGGGCATCCGGGTGAATGCCGTGGCCCCGGGGGCCATCGCCACGGAGGCGGTACTGGAGGCCATCGCCCTTTCCGAGGATCCGGAGAGGACCCGCCGGGACTGGGAGGACCTTCACGCCCTGAGGAGGCTGGGCCAGCCCGAGGAAGTGGCGGAGGCAGTGGTTTTCCTAGCTTCGGAAAAAGCGAGCTTCATCACCGGGGCCATTCTGGTGGTGGACGGGGGTATGACGGCGAGCTTCATGATGGCGGGTAGGCCAGTCTAG
- a CDS encoding alanyl-tRNA editing protein encodes MRLYQLDSYATRFRAQVVRVWSDEKGHHAVLSETLFYPESGGQPADTGVLRGPFGEVRVLHAYEEEKAFGDVVHVLSAPIPEGVEVEGEIDWNRRFRHMQRHTAQHILSQALLRAGGYHTVAVSLDGPICTVDLKEEVAEAKLQEAEALANFAVYADYPIEAFWVSEEELARYPLRRPPKVQGQVRLVRIGDFDLAACGGTHLKTSAQAGPIKVLKWERYKGGTRVHFLAGWEALEDYHAKHALLSRLALSFSTSPLELERPVRRLQEEVYALKGENLELKEALVEALLPRALEERVLLVPASVLGDLAKRLLSWSEKTFLLLSLEGRFATLGPGRQEVLERLKALGAKGGGKEVVQGSLPKEKVAAALDPGLVS; translated from the coding sequence TTCCGAGACCCTTTTCTACCCGGAATCCGGCGGCCAGCCTGCGGACACCGGGGTTCTACGGGGCCCCTTTGGCGAGGTGCGGGTCCTCCACGCCTACGAGGAGGAAAAGGCCTTTGGCGACGTGGTCCACGTGCTCTCCGCCCCCATTCCCGAAGGGGTGGAGGTGGAAGGGGAGATCGACTGGAATAGGCGCTTCCGCCACATGCAGCGCCACACCGCCCAGCACATCCTCTCCCAGGCCCTCCTCCGGGCCGGGGGGTACCACACGGTGGCCGTGAGCCTAGATGGGCCCATTTGCACCGTGGACCTAAAGGAGGAAGTGGCGGAGGCCAAGCTCCAGGAGGCGGAGGCCCTGGCCAACTTCGCCGTGTACGCGGACTACCCCATAGAGGCCTTTTGGGTTTCTGAGGAGGAGCTTGCCCGTTACCCTTTGAGGCGGCCTCCGAAGGTTCAGGGCCAGGTGCGCCTGGTGCGGATCGGGGACTTCGACCTGGCGGCCTGCGGGGGCACCCACCTCAAGACCAGCGCCCAGGCGGGGCCCATCAAGGTGCTCAAGTGGGAGCGGTACAAGGGGGGGACCCGGGTGCACTTCCTGGCGGGGTGGGAGGCTTTGGAGGACTACCACGCCAAGCACGCCCTGCTTTCCCGCCTGGCCCTTTCCTTCTCCACCAGCCCCCTGGAGCTGGAAAGACCCGTGCGCCGCCTTCAGGAGGAGGTATACGCCCTTAAGGGCGAGAACTTGGAGCTCAAAGAGGCTTTGGTGGAGGCCCTCCTGCCCCGGGCCCTCGAGGAGAGGGTGCTCCTGGTGCCGGCTTCCGTCCTGGGGGACCTGGCCAAAAGGCTTCTTTCCTGGAGCGAGAAGACCTTTTTGCTCCTTTCCCTCGAGGGTCGCTTTGCCACCTTGGGCCCCGGCCGGCAGGAGGTTTTGGAAAGGCTTAAGGCCCTTGGGGCTAAGGGCGGGGGAAAAGAGGTGGTCCAGGGAAGCCTGCCCAAGGAAAAGGTGGCCGCAGCCTTGGATCCGGGCCTCGTAAGCTAA